A genomic segment from Actinomyces lilanjuaniae encodes:
- a CDS encoding type II secretion system F family protein, which translates to MGAVAGLMAGVGVVLVWLSCTSEVPRWRSRRSQHLADLLVQAGAGRTSPATFLVGSLVLGATVGLAFLGASRAWPVAVAFAVISSAAPTVLVSARARSRRARLRETWPEAVDTLVSAVGAGMSLPEALANLGQRGPEAVRPQFQAFAADYAATARFTHCLDLLKARFADPVADRIVEALRLAHEVGGTDLGALLRSLSRMLREDMRTRGELEARQSWTVNGARVAVAAPWLVLALLSTRTQAAAAYATSAGAMVLLVGGLVSVLAYRLMLRLGRLPEEERTLR; encoded by the coding sequence ATGGGGGCGGTCGCGGGACTCATGGCGGGCGTGGGCGTGGTGCTGGTGTGGCTGTCCTGCACCTCCGAGGTCCCCCGGTGGCGCTCACGACGGTCCCAGCACCTGGCGGACCTGCTGGTCCAGGCGGGTGCGGGGCGCACCAGCCCCGCCACCTTCCTGGTCGGCAGCCTGGTCCTGGGCGCCACCGTCGGCCTGGCATTCCTGGGGGCCTCCCGGGCCTGGCCGGTCGCGGTGGCCTTCGCGGTCATCAGCTCGGCCGCGCCGACGGTGCTGGTCTCCGCGCGTGCCCGCTCCCGGAGGGCCAGGCTGCGCGAGACCTGGCCGGAGGCGGTGGACACCCTCGTGTCCGCGGTGGGGGCGGGCATGAGCCTGCCCGAGGCACTGGCCAACCTGGGGCAGCGAGGCCCTGAGGCGGTGCGGCCCCAGTTCCAGGCTTTTGCCGCCGACTACGCGGCTACGGCCCGCTTCACCCACTGCCTGGACCTGCTCAAGGCCCGCTTTGCCGACCCGGTGGCGGACCGGATTGTGGAGGCCCTGCGTCTGGCCCACGAGGTGGGTGGAACGGACCTGGGGGCGCTCCTGCGCTCGCTGTCGCGCATGCTGCGTGAGGACATGCGCACCCGTGGTGAGCTGGAGGCCCGTCAGTCGTGGACCGTCAACGGTGCCCGGGTCGCCGTGGCAGCCCCGTGGCTTGTCCTGGCCCTGCTGTCGACCCGGACCCAGGCAGCGGCGGCCTACGCCACCTCGGCTGGGGCGATGGTGCTCCTGGTCGGGGGGCTGGTGTCGGTCCTGGCCTATCGGCTCATGCTGAGGCTGGGACGCCTGCCGGAGGAGGAGAGGACACTGCGATGA
- a CDS encoding DNA-3-methyladenine glycosylase I, which yields MSAHDGNEGRVSLPGGLVVGADGLVRPTWAAASQLEQDYYDHEWGNEVHDESGVFERLSLEGFQAGLSWVVILRKRPHFREVFHNFDPEKVAAFDSSDVDRLAADPGIVRNRRKIEAVVSNAAAVLELRTEGGLSALVWSYRPSQPHRPLSGEEVPSTSPESEACAKELRRRGFRFVGPTTVYALMQAIGIVNDHVVGSHRRPH from the coding sequence GTGAGTGCGCACGATGGCAACGAGGGCAGGGTCTCGCTGCCCGGCGGCCTGGTGGTCGGGGCCGACGGCCTGGTCCGGCCCACGTGGGCGGCAGCCAGCCAGCTGGAGCAGGACTACTACGACCACGAGTGGGGCAATGAGGTCCACGACGAGTCGGGAGTGTTTGAGCGCCTGAGCCTGGAGGGGTTCCAGGCGGGGCTGAGCTGGGTGGTCATCCTGCGCAAGCGACCGCACTTCCGGGAGGTGTTCCACAACTTTGACCCGGAGAAAGTGGCTGCTTTTGACAGCTCAGATGTCGATCGTCTGGCGGCCGACCCGGGTATCGTGCGCAACCGTCGCAAGATCGAGGCCGTGGTCTCCAACGCGGCAGCGGTGCTGGAGCTGCGCACCGAGGGCGGCCTGAGCGCCCTGGTGTGGTCCTACCGTCCGTCCCAGCCTCACCGACCGCTCAGCGGCGAAGAGGTCCCGAGCACCTCGCCGGAGTCGGAGGCCTGCGCCAAGGAGCTGCGCCGCCGCGGGTTCCGGTTTGTCGGCCCTACCACCGTCTATGCCCTCATGCAGGCGATAGGCATCGTCAACGACCACGTGGTCGGCTCGCACCGCCGTCCGCACTGA
- a CDS encoding phosphotransferase codes for MAVPSLHPARLALPQTRTSVLQVVGVIDTRGRHWEVMEALDAAAGAALEAEAEILRRVGKVADSGLVSFDVSRAAGSLRSDEAHVQVRSHIEGRPVQIPSLRPGPGLSAGLGKALGELHEIPTSVVSESGMPVYDAEEVRERWLAVLDDAAATGKVPPALLSRWEEALEETALWRFRPTVVHGDLAEENILAAGGSVVGLRGWTQAHVGDPAEDMAWVYSTVPVDCLSSIEDAYDVARSEGVDKHLRDRAELVSELSLARWLLHGTRVGDPSVVADAVDMLRDLAAQVGDEPLVEPTTPRLAPVPGERQGADPDASTSPVTMVPVDSQKD; via the coding sequence GTGGCGGTCCCGAGCCTTCATCCTGCACGCCTGGCCCTGCCCCAGACCCGTACCTCCGTGCTTCAGGTAGTGGGCGTCATCGATACCAGGGGCCGCCACTGGGAGGTCATGGAGGCACTTGACGCCGCCGCCGGAGCGGCTTTGGAGGCAGAGGCGGAGATCCTGCGCCGCGTCGGAAAGGTGGCAGACTCCGGTCTGGTGTCCTTCGACGTCTCACGCGCAGCCGGGTCGCTGCGCAGCGACGAGGCGCACGTGCAGGTCCGCTCCCACATTGAGGGCCGCCCCGTCCAGATTCCCTCCCTACGTCCCGGGCCAGGGCTATCAGCAGGCCTGGGCAAGGCCCTGGGCGAGCTGCACGAGATCCCGACCTCGGTGGTGTCGGAGTCCGGCATGCCCGTCTACGACGCAGAGGAGGTGCGGGAGCGTTGGCTGGCTGTCCTGGACGACGCGGCTGCCACGGGCAAGGTGCCTCCGGCACTCCTAAGCAGGTGGGAGGAGGCGCTGGAGGAGACAGCGTTGTGGCGGTTCCGTCCCACGGTCGTCCACGGGGACCTGGCGGAGGAGAACATCCTGGCTGCGGGGGGCAGCGTCGTCGGGCTGCGGGGGTGGACCCAGGCGCACGTGGGAGACCCGGCGGAGGACATGGCCTGGGTCTACTCCACGGTCCCGGTAGACTGCCTGAGCTCCATCGAGGACGCCTACGACGTGGCCCGCAGCGAGGGCGTTGACAAGCACCTGCGTGACAGGGCCGAACTCGTCAGCGAGCTGAGCCTGGCCCGGTGGCTGCTGCACGGAACACGTGTCGGGGACCCTTCCGTGGTGGCAGACGCGGTGGATATGCTCAGGGACCTGGCCGCCCAGGTTGGGGACGAGCCGCTTGTCGAGCCGACGACCCCCCGGCTGGCCCCGGTGCCGGGAGAGAGGCAAGGCGCCGACCCGGATGCCTCCACCAGCCCAGTCACCATGGTCCCCGTGGACTCGCAGAAGGACTAG
- a CDS encoding ATP-dependent DNA helicase, producing MTQRVVYLVARGQVRPDQVLGLTFTRKATAELAGRLSIRLEQLASRGLGAHGDDPEPTVTTYNAFAGSLVRDYGLRVGADPDSILVTDARAWQIASSLLEARTSPLPVERLASATRVLLRLDAALSENLLTVEQAAEQMEDLTGLLEGLAEVRGLKSALGEAASRGRDRLGMLEAVADYREYKRRHGLVSFGDQVALACRIAQESPEVVAQVRARFPAVVLDEFQDTSVAQIRLLSALFRDGGVTAVGDPNQAIYGWRGASAAALDSFHPAFNPEGWAKVQAGASPDQAAPVLPLSIAWRNDLAILDAANTVSAPLRAASNQPGDAQVSHVPVEPLSPRPGESAPGLVTAAYLSDSLAEAHAVADFMVQRWHPQAQLAVLARVRSAFPVIAEALEARGVPYQVVGLGGMLTLPEVADMRSVITVAADPERGDRLMRLLTGAGLGAGDLRALADSARFLARGGRGTPPDRGPGHAGGEPGEGARSPGSQPLLAEALEAVARRADAEGVVVPPPGMTPAGAQACDRVARAVRRVRAALSLPLPEVVEAAERALDLDIEVAARVANPLGARAVDAFRAAALSYVEDTQAPTVAGFLQWLDVAQEEEDGLEAPQTDPQPGAVQVLTIHASKGLEWDCVAVVGMSEGTFPGYAARPQEDLSVAEWSWMTRVGELPYPLRADAATLPPFDLAAYDSSAVGKEEVEEVKEALLRYRLALGRHTLAEERRLAYVALTRARHDILLTGSHLSGRSRTPRPRSRYLAELVRRDLVTPYGEGLTEADPQAVNPLLERVVTAPWPQTHPEDPVARARRAAAQAVRQAGSTRPGALVAQAPASSSSRRVFPSVGDAAAQAEDRVGEDPVVTRWWQEARLLLAERDQVAGAPPGVRLPAHLAATSLDRLRHEPETFALDLRRPLPAQPQAAGRLGTVFHEMVSRQLAARGSLLSLEEVGAPRTLSDEDRVQVERWLATVQELPLLEGYVLAASEAALELTVAGTTLRCRIDAVFRRSTGPEWLVVDWKTGSRRVAADQLSVYVHAWAQSQGVSVERVRAAYVYVQDGSVEELAAADLLGLDQIAAALSLGDGEPGGGQAG from the coding sequence ATGACCCAGCGGGTGGTCTACCTGGTGGCCCGCGGCCAGGTACGTCCTGACCAGGTGCTGGGTCTGACCTTTACCCGCAAGGCCACCGCCGAGCTGGCCGGACGGCTGTCCATCCGTCTGGAGCAGTTAGCCTCGCGCGGGCTCGGTGCCCACGGCGACGACCCCGAGCCCACCGTGACCACCTACAATGCCTTTGCCGGCTCCCTGGTGCGCGACTACGGCCTGAGGGTCGGAGCCGACCCCGACTCCATCCTGGTCACTGACGCCCGCGCCTGGCAGATCGCCTCCTCCCTTCTGGAGGCCCGCACCAGCCCGCTACCGGTGGAGCGGCTGGCCTCGGCCACCCGGGTCCTGCTGCGTCTGGACGCGGCCCTGTCGGAGAACCTGCTGACTGTGGAGCAGGCTGCGGAGCAGATGGAGGACCTCACTGGGCTCCTTGAAGGCCTGGCGGAGGTGCGCGGGCTCAAGTCGGCTCTCGGAGAGGCTGCCTCCCGTGGCAGGGACCGGCTGGGGATGCTGGAGGCCGTGGCCGACTACCGGGAGTACAAGCGCCGCCACGGCCTGGTCAGCTTTGGGGACCAGGTCGCGCTGGCCTGTCGGATCGCCCAGGAGTCCCCTGAGGTCGTGGCCCAGGTCCGGGCGCGGTTTCCCGCCGTCGTCCTGGACGAGTTCCAGGACACCTCCGTGGCCCAGATCCGGCTCTTGTCCGCCCTTTTCCGCGACGGTGGCGTGACGGCCGTGGGCGATCCGAACCAGGCAATCTACGGATGGCGCGGAGCCTCGGCAGCAGCGCTGGACTCCTTCCACCCGGCCTTCAACCCCGAGGGCTGGGCCAAGGTCCAGGCAGGTGCCAGCCCGGACCAGGCGGCCCCCGTGCTCCCGCTGTCCATCGCCTGGCGCAATGACCTGGCCATCCTGGACGCGGCCAATACCGTCTCCGCCCCGCTGCGTGCCGCCAGTAACCAGCCCGGTGACGCGCAGGTGTCCCACGTTCCCGTAGAGCCCCTGAGCCCACGGCCCGGTGAGAGCGCCCCGGGACTGGTCACGGCGGCCTACTTGTCCGACTCCCTGGCAGAGGCGCACGCCGTTGCCGACTTCATGGTGCAGCGCTGGCACCCCCAGGCCCAGCTGGCGGTCCTGGCCCGGGTGCGCTCCGCCTTCCCGGTCATTGCCGAGGCCCTGGAGGCTCGCGGTGTGCCTTACCAGGTCGTGGGCCTAGGGGGCATGCTTACCCTCCCTGAGGTCGCCGACATGCGCTCTGTCATCACCGTGGCCGCCGACCCCGAGCGCGGCGACCGCCTCATGCGGCTCCTCACAGGCGCGGGCCTGGGCGCCGGCGACCTGCGGGCGCTGGCCGACAGCGCCCGCTTCCTGGCCCGGGGGGGCCGTGGTACCCCTCCAGACCGCGGTCCCGGGCACGCAGGAGGGGAGCCCGGGGAGGGTGCCCGCTCACCGGGCAGCCAGCCCCTCCTGGCCGAGGCACTTGAGGCCGTCGCGCGCCGGGCTGACGCCGAGGGCGTTGTCGTCCCCCCACCTGGCATGACACCTGCGGGCGCCCAGGCCTGTGACCGGGTGGCCCGCGCCGTGCGCCGTGTCCGTGCGGCGCTGTCCCTGCCCCTGCCGGAGGTCGTCGAGGCCGCCGAGCGCGCCCTGGACCTGGACATCGAGGTGGCCGCCAGGGTTGCCAACCCCCTGGGGGCGCGGGCCGTGGACGCCTTCCGGGCCGCCGCGCTCAGCTATGTCGAGGACACGCAGGCCCCCACGGTGGCCGGCTTCCTCCAGTGGCTGGACGTGGCACAGGAGGAGGAGGACGGCCTGGAAGCGCCTCAGACCGACCCGCAGCCCGGAGCTGTCCAGGTCCTCACGATCCACGCCTCCAAGGGGCTGGAGTGGGACTGCGTCGCGGTCGTGGGCATGAGCGAGGGAACCTTTCCCGGCTACGCCGCCAGGCCCCAGGAGGACCTGTCGGTAGCGGAGTGGTCCTGGATGACCAGGGTCGGGGAGCTTCCCTACCCCCTGCGGGCCGACGCCGCTACCCTGCCTCCCTTTGACCTGGCGGCCTACGACTCCTCGGCCGTGGGCAAGGAGGAGGTCGAGGAGGTCAAGGAGGCACTCTTGCGCTACAGGCTGGCGCTGGGACGCCACACCCTGGCTGAGGAGCGTCGTCTGGCCTACGTGGCCCTGACCCGGGCCCGTCACGACATCCTACTGACCGGTAGCCACCTGTCCGGGAGGAGCAGGACCCCGCGTCCCCGGTCCCGCTACCTGGCCGAGCTGGTACGCCGTGACCTGGTCACGCCCTACGGGGAGGGGCTGACCGAGGCGGATCCTCAGGCCGTCAACCCGCTCCTGGAGCGGGTGGTCACCGCCCCGTGGCCCCAGACCCACCCCGAGGACCCCGTGGCCCGGGCGCGACGCGCGGCCGCACAGGCTGTGCGCCAGGCGGGCTCGACGCGCCCCGGGGCACTGGTGGCCCAGGCGCCTGCGAGCTCATCCTCCCGTAGGGTCTTCCCTAGCGTGGGCGACGCCGCCGCGCAGGCGGAGGACCGGGTGGGGGAGGATCCTGTCGTGACGCGGTGGTGGCAGGAGGCGCGGCTTCTCCTGGCCGAGCGGGACCAGGTGGCTGGCGCACCGCCCGGTGTGCGTCTTCCGGCCCACCTCGCCGCCACCAGCCTGGACCGGCTCAGGCACGAGCCGGAAACCTTCGCCCTGGACCTGCGCAGACCCCTGCCTGCCCAGCCGCAGGCGGCAGGACGCCTGGGCACCGTCTTCCACGAGATGGTCTCCCGTCAGCTGGCCGCGCGCGGCAGCCTGCTGAGCCTGGAGGAGGTCGGTGCTCCCCGCACGCTCAGCGACGAGGACCGGGTCCAGGTGGAGCGCTGGCTGGCCACTGTCCAGGAGCTGCCGCTGTTGGAGGGATACGTGCTGGCCGCCTCCGAGGCCGCCCTGGAGCTCACGGTGGCAGGAACCACCCTGCGGTGCCGTATCGACGCCGTCTTCAGGCGCAGCACCGGGCCCGAGTGGCTTGTCGTCGACTGGAAGACAGGGAGCCGACGCGTGGCAGCGGACCAGCTCAGCGTCTACGTCCACGCGTGGGCACAGTCGCAGGGCGTGAGCGTGGAGCGCGTGCGAGCCGCCTACGTCTACGTCCAGGACGGCAGCGTCGAGGAGCTGGCGGCTGCCGACCTGCTGGGCCTGGACCAGATCGCAGCAGCCCTGTCCCTTGGCGACGGGGAGCCTGGCGGCGGGCAGGCTGGCTGA
- a CDS encoding DEAD/DEAH box helicase, producing MTDENRTAAVDSTVDDATDDTVEPLTAQAAAQASAPADSITAGTAGTTGQTGVTGIIETIGAHAPVLEESVPDVTDGEDTQAGTEAAARRTFADLGVEPEICDALTDKGITHPFPIQALTLPIALKGQDIIGQAKTGTGKTLGFGIPLLMDTLGPGEEGWDEDPASGSPQALVVLPTRELAKQVAEELATAAARRTVRIIQVYGGRAYEPQIEAVEKGAEVVVGTPGRLIDLMDRGVLDLAHVTTVVLDEADEMLDLGFLPDVEKILSRTRADRHTMLFSATMPGAVVALARRYMTRPTHVRAQDPGDDGMTVQTVQQVVYRTHALNKVEVMARILQARDRGRTIVFARTKRTAARVAEDLASRGFATAALHGDLGQGAREQALRAFRKGKVDVLVATDVAARGIDVDDVTHVVNYQCPEDEKIYVHRIGRTGRAGGSGTAVTFVDWDDVPRWRLIAKALGLPVQEPVETYHTSDHLYTDLSVPREVTGSLPRDQRTLAGLGAEEIEDLGETGRRAREDRGDSRQRDRGRRGSRGHSDSRAGQDGRARRGRARRNGQESSAHAAGRGGLGGRPAGDPGQPPQAEAGSGSPAGSGGSTGTERAQAGQAAGTPRRRRTRRRTRGGRPVPGR from the coding sequence GTGACCGACGAGAACCGCACAGCCGCCGTGGACAGCACCGTAGACGACGCCACGGATGACACCGTGGAGCCCCTGACCGCGCAGGCTGCGGCCCAGGCCTCAGCACCCGCCGACAGCATCACGGCCGGGACCGCTGGGACTACCGGGCAGACCGGCGTCACTGGGATCATTGAGACGATCGGCGCCCACGCGCCGGTCCTGGAGGAGTCCGTCCCGGACGTCACCGACGGCGAGGACACGCAGGCAGGCACGGAGGCCGCGGCCCGCAGGACCTTCGCGGACCTAGGGGTGGAGCCTGAGATCTGCGACGCCCTGACGGACAAGGGCATCACCCACCCTTTCCCGATCCAGGCCCTGACCCTGCCCATCGCCCTCAAGGGACAGGACATCATCGGCCAGGCCAAGACCGGTACGGGCAAGACCCTCGGCTTCGGCATCCCGCTGCTCATGGACACCCTGGGCCCCGGTGAGGAGGGGTGGGACGAGGACCCGGCCTCGGGCTCTCCCCAGGCACTGGTCGTCCTGCCCACCCGTGAGCTGGCCAAGCAGGTGGCCGAGGAGCTGGCTACCGCTGCCGCCAGGCGCACCGTGCGCATCATCCAGGTCTACGGCGGCCGCGCCTACGAGCCTCAGATCGAGGCCGTGGAGAAGGGCGCCGAGGTCGTGGTGGGCACGCCGGGCCGACTCATCGACCTCATGGACCGCGGAGTGCTGGACCTGGCCCACGTCACCACCGTCGTCCTGGACGAGGCCGACGAGATGCTAGACCTGGGCTTCCTGCCAGACGTGGAGAAGATCCTGTCACGCACCCGGGCGGACCGCCACACCATGCTGTTCTCCGCCACGATGCCCGGCGCCGTGGTGGCCCTGGCCAGGCGATACATGACCAGGCCCACCCACGTGCGTGCCCAGGACCCCGGAGACGACGGGATGACCGTCCAGACGGTCCAGCAGGTGGTCTACCGCACCCACGCCCTGAACAAGGTGGAGGTCATGGCCCGGATCCTCCAGGCCCGGGATCGGGGCCGCACCATCGTCTTTGCCCGGACCAAGCGGACGGCCGCCCGCGTGGCCGAGGACCTGGCCTCACGCGGCTTCGCCACCGCCGCTCTCCACGGCGACCTGGGTCAGGGCGCGCGCGAGCAGGCGCTGCGAGCCTTCCGCAAGGGCAAGGTGGACGTGCTGGTGGCCACCGACGTGGCGGCACGCGGTATCGACGTGGACGACGTCACCCACGTGGTCAACTACCAGTGCCCCGAGGACGAGAAGATCTACGTTCACCGCATCGGGCGTACCGGGCGAGCCGGGGGCTCGGGCACCGCCGTGACCTTCGTCGACTGGGACGACGTGCCCCGCTGGCGCCTTATCGCCAAGGCGCTGGGCCTGCCGGTCCAGGAGCCCGTGGAGACCTACCACACCAGCGACCACCTCTACACCGACCTGTCCGTGCCCCGGGAGGTCACCGGCAGCCTGCCGCGTGACCAGCGCACCCTGGCCGGGCTGGGTGCGGAGGAGATCGAGGACCTCGGCGAGACCGGAAGACGGGCACGCGAGGACAGGGGTGACAGCAGGCAGCGAGACCGTGGCCGCAGGGGCTCTCGAGGCCACTCCGACAGCCGCGCGGGGCAGGACGGCCGGGCCCGGCGCGGCCGGGCACGCCGCAACGGGCAGGAGAGCAGCGCGCACGCCGCAGGTCGCGGTGGCCTGGGCGGTAGACCTGCCGGGGACCCGGGCCAGCCGCCCCAAGCCGAGGCTGGCTCCGGCTCCCCGGCAGGCTCCGGTGGAAGCACCGGGACCGAGCGTGCGCAGGCAGGACAGGCCGCCGGGACGCCGCGGCGCAGGCGCACCCGTCGGCGCACACGCGGCGGCCGCCCCGTTCCCGGGCGCTGA
- a CDS encoding CpaF family protein — MDAADLLLTEIRELVRTRGVDPARDTARLDGLVSEACADYLRRADAGLVPPLVDPDAARARAVDRLAGLGPLQGYLDDDSVEEIWVNAPGRVFVARSGRPELTTTILDGEELHVLVERMLRPSGRRLDLSAPFVDSQLPGGERLHVVIPPITSRHWAVNIRKHGARVWRVSDLVRLGSLTNQAAAFLDASVRAGLNILVSGATQAGKTTMVRALAGAIPAGQRVITCEEVFELALGNRDCVAMQTRPASLEGTGEITLRRLVKEALRMRPDRLLVGEVREAEALDLLIAMNSGLPSMCTIHANSAREAVVKLCTLPLLAGDNVSSGFVLPTVASAVDLVVHLDLDTRGRRTVREVAGLSGRVENGVVELSDIYHRDAQGVLVRGPGAPANQQRYAREGIDLSSLLAPGVPSVTGARS, encoded by the coding sequence ATGGACGCTGCTGACCTCCTGCTGACCGAGATCCGCGAGCTCGTCCGCACCCGCGGCGTCGACCCGGCCAGGGATACCGCGAGGCTGGACGGCCTCGTGTCCGAGGCCTGCGCCGACTACCTGCGCCGGGCCGACGCAGGTCTTGTCCCGCCCCTGGTCGACCCGGATGCGGCCCGGGCGCGTGCCGTGGACCGCCTGGCTGGGCTGGGGCCGCTCCAGGGCTACCTTGACGACGACTCCGTGGAGGAGATCTGGGTCAACGCCCCGGGGCGGGTGTTCGTGGCCCGCTCGGGCAGGCCGGAGCTGACCACGACGATCCTGGACGGCGAGGAGCTCCACGTCCTGGTGGAGCGGATGCTGCGCCCTTCGGGGCGCCGCCTGGACCTGTCGGCCCCTTTCGTGGACTCCCAGCTGCCCGGGGGAGAGCGCCTCCACGTCGTCATCCCCCCGATCACCTCCCGGCACTGGGCCGTCAACATCCGTAAGCACGGGGCCAGGGTGTGGCGGGTCTCGGACCTGGTCCGGCTAGGGTCCCTGACCAACCAGGCGGCCGCCTTCCTCGACGCCTCCGTCCGGGCCGGGCTCAACATCCTGGTCTCCGGAGCCACCCAGGCCGGCAAGACCACCATGGTACGGGCGCTGGCTGGTGCGATCCCGGCAGGGCAGCGGGTCATCACCTGTGAGGAGGTCTTCGAGCTGGCCCTGGGCAACAGGGACTGTGTGGCCATGCAGACCCGGCCCGCCAGCCTGGAGGGGACGGGGGAGATCACCCTGCGCCGCCTGGTCAAGGAGGCACTGCGCATGCGTCCCGACCGGCTGCTGGTCGGCGAGGTCCGCGAGGCGGAGGCCCTGGACCTGCTCATCGCCATGAACTCCGGGCTTCCCTCCATGTGCACGATCCACGCCAACTCGGCCCGTGAGGCGGTCGTCAAGCTGTGCACACTGCCCCTGCTGGCCGGGGACAACGTCTCCAGCGGCTTCGTGCTGCCTACGGTGGCCTCCGCCGTGGACCTGGTGGTGCACCTGGACCTGGACACCCGAGGGCGGCGCACGGTGCGGGAGGTGGCTGGCCTGTCCGGACGGGTGGAGAACGGCGTCGTCGAGCTGTCCGACATCTATCACCGTGACGCCCAGGGAGTCCTGGTGCGAGGGCCGGGGGCGCCCGCCAACCAGCAGCGCTACGCCCGGGAGGGGATCGACCTCTCCTCTCTCCTGGCTCCTGGGGTCCCCTCCGTGACGGGGGCACGGTCCTGA
- a CDS encoding ferritin-like fold-containing protein, giving the protein MTDTPSGSGTPGGASGEVRDEAGVPGAFRPSAHIQVGLHELSVVGVVAFSRTVACVRYAKDADRAPRMESRVALMRMSARAAASFDRVVELAAAHGVEVYGAVERFVGVLGDLDERLRPLDWSERLVKTYLCLGLLVDFGMALCDSLPEPLGSGLIDELAQDPVGTYASAELDAAIAGDPQLAARLGLWGRRVVGEEIGTLQRLLAQVPELLGDTGAEQMHAVLSQGAVSRMRGLGLRV; this is encoded by the coding sequence ATGACTGACACTCCGAGCGGGAGCGGGACGCCTGGCGGGGCGTCGGGTGAGGTGCGGGACGAGGCCGGGGTACCTGGAGCTTTCCGCCCGTCCGCCCATATTCAGGTGGGTCTGCACGAGCTCAGCGTGGTTGGGGTGGTCGCCTTCTCGCGCACCGTCGCGTGCGTGCGCTACGCCAAGGACGCCGACAGGGCGCCTCGGATGGAGTCACGGGTGGCGCTGATGCGGATGAGTGCCCGGGCGGCCGCGTCCTTCGATCGTGTCGTGGAGCTGGCTGCCGCCCACGGGGTGGAGGTCTACGGGGCCGTGGAACGCTTCGTGGGCGTGCTCGGGGACCTCGACGAGCGGCTACGGCCTCTGGACTGGTCCGAGCGGCTGGTCAAGACCTACCTCTGCCTGGGGCTGCTCGTGGACTTCGGTATGGCACTGTGCGACAGCCTGCCCGAGCCCCTGGGCTCCGGCCTCATCGACGAGCTGGCCCAGGACCCGGTCGGAACCTACGCCTCCGCAGAGCTGGACGCTGCTATCGCTGGCGACCCGCAGCTGGCTGCAAGGCTGGGACTGTGGGGGCGCCGGGTGGTGGGCGAGGAGATCGGCACTCTCCAGCGCCTGCTGGCCCAGGTCCCCGAGCTGCTGGGAGACACCGGGGCGGAGCAGATGCACGCGGTCCTGTCCCAGGGTGCCGTCTCCCGCATGAGGGGCCTGGGGCTGCGGGTGTGA
- a CDS encoding RecB family exonuclease, which yields MPEPGWRRPPRPPGRVWGHPPARPPRRAGGGCPGQPSDVESLTACPLRWFLSRQGGRPGASAAQTLGTLIHHLAEQAQRRNLRGQALTELTEGVLEELGYPDTWLGGLAAQRVRDMVGRLDTYLSGVPGQVGVERSVDVRVDLPASLGSPDPGEAGDSEEVSVPVRLLGRIDRVEYLDTAHPGTDLPGTGHAGAQDCSDVPHAPLPRVDGTRVRVMDLKTGAVVPGDAARHPQLASYRLALEALGYDVVGAGLVMLGRTPTRRDGGVVVSPRGAALAPSPDPDDGQDWASDLVARAAVAASGSVLQARSGGHCQWCAVKDSCPARPEGRRSWQ from the coding sequence TTGCCGGAGCCGGGGTGGAGGAGGCCTCCCCGGCCACCTGGGCGGGTCTGGGGACACCCACCTGCGAGACCCCCTCGTCGAGCCGGGGGAGGTTGTCCAGGTCAGCCCTCCGACGTCGAGTCCCTCACCGCCTGCCCTCTGCGGTGGTTCCTCAGCCGACAGGGCGGGCGGCCCGGCGCGAGCGCGGCACAGACGCTGGGCACCCTCATCCACCACCTCGCCGAGCAGGCCCAGCGCAGGAACCTGCGAGGCCAGGCCTTGACGGAGCTGACCGAGGGAGTCCTTGAGGAGCTGGGCTACCCCGACACCTGGCTGGGTGGCCTGGCTGCCCAGCGCGTGCGCGACATGGTGGGCAGGCTGGACACCTACCTGTCCGGCGTGCCCGGACAGGTAGGTGTGGAGAGGAGCGTGGACGTGCGTGTCGACCTGCCTGCCTCCCTCGGATCGCCCGACCCGGGGGAGGCAGGCGACTCGGAGGAGGTGTCGGTCCCTGTCCGCCTGCTCGGCCGGATCGACCGGGTCGAGTACCTGGACACCGCGCACCCTGGTACCGACCTTCCTGGCACGGGACACGCTGGAGCCCAGGACTGCTCAGATGTTCCGCACGCCCCTCTGCCCAGGGTTGACGGGACCCGGGTGCGGGTCATGGACCTCAAGACCGGGGCGGTGGTGCCCGGCGACGCCGCGCGCCACCCCCAGCTGGCCAGCTACCGGCTCGCCCTGGAGGCACTCGGCTACGACGTGGTCGGGGCCGGGCTGGTGATGCTGGGCAGGACGCCGACGCGTCGGGACGGCGGTGTGGTGGTCTCCCCGCGCGGCGCGGCCCTGGCGCCCAGCCCCGACCCCGACGACGGCCAGGACTGGGCCTCCGACCTGGTGGCCCGGGCAGCCGTGGCGGCCTCCGGCTCCGTCCTGCAGGCGCGCAGCGGCGGGCACTGCCAGTGGTGCGCCGTGAAGGACTCCTGTCCGGCCCGTCCCGAGGGACGGAGGTCCTGGCAGTGA
- a CDS encoding DUF3107 domain-containing protein gives MQVTIGIKHSSRELSLETSASHDEVLEAVAKATTEPVTLTDDRGRKVFVPAGSLAYVELGESEPRRVGFGI, from the coding sequence ATGCAGGTCACCATCGGTATCAAGCACTCCAGCCGCGAGCTCTCCCTGGAGACCTCCGCCTCCCATGACGAGGTGCTGGAGGCTGTGGCCAAAGCCACCACCGAGCCCGTGACCCTGACCGACGACCGCGGCCGCAAGGTCTTCGTCCCCGCAGGCTCCCTGGCCTACGTCGAGCTCGGGGAGTCCGAGCCCCGCCGTGTGGGATTCGGTATCTGA